One genomic segment of Candidatus Limnocylindria bacterium includes these proteins:
- a CDS encoding DUF885 domain-containing protein, which produces MVPSAFASLVDSFLKEEYEDSPTLASSLGLTEYDERLDDTSAAAYERRRASDLQWLAKFRAAADDGLAPAERIDRDLLVSVLRGRELYHPLEMWKRQPNYYLNPGLNGVFSLFLHRLRPERELADAAAKRLEGVPTNIRDGVANLDLSKTPRVYAERALGQAKAAARYARELVPAEVKDASAKQRLSEAGAKAAKAFDEFAAYLESNKDRAKGDWAIGEELYSALLREKELLPFGAAELREKGREQHALLSTEANRIATEIDGSGDWAKTCDRLNKIHAPTPEAMRDEYDEWTQRARSFLRDTQLVTLPPGEECSVEPSPPFQRPVLAVASYQRPPAFRDTLHGHFFVPYPPDGTPPEEVQKRLEGNCSAGIPTTAVHEAYPGHHWHLVMAKSNPSHARRIFGTAYFSEGWALYAERVMREQGFFADPKHLLYQYEATIFRAARIVVDTSLHMGEMTFDDAVKFMVEKGNLTEPNARAEVGRYCSWPTQASSYLTGMLEIIDIRTRWLARHGTSDRPALRAFHDAITTAGMLPTTLAEKAITV; this is translated from the coding sequence ATGGTGCCGTCCGCGTTCGCCTCGCTCGTCGATTCGTTCCTGAAAGAGGAGTACGAGGACTCCCCGACCCTGGCCTCCAGCCTCGGCCTCACCGAATACGACGAGCGCCTCGACGACACCAGCGCAGCTGCGTACGAGCGGCGCCGCGCGTCGGACCTCCAGTGGCTGGCGAAGTTCCGCGCCGCCGCGGATGACGGACTTGCGCCCGCGGAGCGCATCGACCGGGATCTCCTCGTGTCGGTCCTGCGCGGCCGCGAGCTGTACCACCCGCTCGAGATGTGGAAGCGACAGCCGAACTACTACCTCAATCCGGGACTCAACGGCGTGTTCTCGCTCTTCCTCCACCGGCTGCGTCCCGAGCGCGAGCTGGCCGACGCGGCGGCGAAGCGGCTCGAGGGCGTGCCGACGAATATCCGCGACGGGGTCGCGAATCTCGACCTCTCCAAAACACCGCGCGTGTACGCCGAGCGGGCGCTGGGGCAGGCGAAGGCCGCGGCGCGATACGCGCGCGAGCTCGTGCCGGCCGAGGTGAAGGACGCATCGGCGAAGCAGCGCCTCAGCGAGGCGGGCGCGAAGGCAGCCAAAGCCTTCGACGAGTTCGCGGCCTACCTCGAATCGAACAAGGACCGAGCGAAAGGTGATTGGGCGATCGGCGAGGAGCTCTACAGCGCCCTCCTGCGCGAGAAGGAGCTCCTGCCATTCGGAGCGGCCGAGCTCCGCGAAAAGGGTCGCGAGCAGCACGCGCTCCTCTCGACCGAAGCGAACCGCATCGCGACCGAGATCGACGGCTCCGGCGACTGGGCGAAGACATGCGATCGCCTCAACAAGATCCACGCGCCGACACCAGAAGCGATGCGCGACGAGTACGACGAGTGGACGCAGCGCGCGCGGTCGTTCCTGCGCGACACACAGCTCGTGACGCTCCCGCCTGGTGAGGAATGCAGCGTCGAGCCCTCACCGCCGTTCCAGCGCCCGGTCCTCGCGGTCGCGTCGTACCAGCGTCCGCCGGCGTTCCGGGACACGCTGCACGGGCACTTCTTCGTTCCGTATCCGCCGGACGGCACGCCGCCCGAGGAAGTGCAGAAGCGACTCGAAGGGAACTGCAGTGCCGGGATCCCGACGACGGCGGTGCACGAGGCGTACCCCGGCCACCACTGGCATCTCGTGATGGCGAAGTCGAACCCGTCGCACGCGCGACGCATCTTCGGAACGGCGTACTTCAGCGAAGGCTGGGCCCTCTACGCGGAGCGCGTCATGCGCGAGCAGGGCTTCTTCGCCGATCCGAAGCACCTCCTCTACCAGTACGAGGCGACGATCTTCCGCGCCGCGCGCATCGTCGTCGACACGAGCCTGCACATGGGCGAGATGACCTTCGACGACGCGGTGAAGTTCATGGTCGAGAAGGGCAATCTCACCGAGCCGAACGCGCGCGCCGAGGTCGGCCGCTACTGCAGCTGGCCGACGCAGGCCTCGAGCTATCTCACTGGAATGCTCGAGATCATCGACATCCGCACCCGCTGGCTCGCGCGACACGGCACGTCAGATCGTCCGGCGCTGCGCGCGTTCCACGACGCGATCACGACGGCCGGGATGCTGCCTACGACCCTCGCGGAGAAGGCGATCACCGTGTGA